One region of Candidatus Peribacteraceae bacterium genomic DNA includes:
- a CDS encoding metallopeptidase family protein, translating to MEQDLYNTVIGEAMEALPAHIREEVKDVVVVVEERPMRRPGAVPIRRGQVLLGLYEGVPRTAWGREFSGKLPDKITLFRESIELVAGSPEDVPSLIRETLWHEIGHYFGLGHEKIHEMEKRWRKDRRNDRK from the coding sequence ATGGAACAGGACCTCTACAACACCGTCATCGGCGAAGCGATGGAAGCCCTCCCCGCGCACATCCGCGAAGAAGTGAAGGATGTGGTGGTCGTGGTGGAGGAGCGGCCGATGCGCCGCCCGGGCGCCGTGCCCATCCGGCGCGGACAAGTGCTCCTGGGCCTCTATGAAGGCGTGCCGCGCACGGCGTGGGGGAGGGAGTTCAGCGGCAAGCTGCCGGACAAGATCACCCTCTTCCGGGAATCCATCGAGCTTGTGGCCGGATCGCCGGAGGATGTCCCCTCCCTTATCCGCGAAACCCTGTGGCACGAGATCGGCCACTACTTCGGTCTCGGACATGAAAAAATTCATGAAATGGAAAAACGTTGGAGGAAGGACAGACGGAATGACAGAAAATGA
- a CDS encoding mechanosensitive ion channel domain-containing protein — protein sequence MNPRVLSFASIFLVALCCAVPLASAAQPEVDITRLKNYYTEYVKNERNRKVYEPSIATERTRIRSLLEKDLNTLIQPTETPEGEEVEEGKALERQRQIVEDLTSRLNESTVDLNLLNDEERFYKEGGTGGSGVFMITKSYPELLARRVVLEEGIDLFTPALSAQQTRLGKLLLEQRNANMTLFLGILWYLGAVLAVIWVEHFLRTFVILRIPQRKIRYALAKIFTTVVYLSLFFWIFQRIYAEFPGFTTVFAVIGAALIFMLQDLIKSFLGWLTYKGALKLGDRVTMGEVTGDVLDIGVIHTTLLASRAPNLGDVSRAGKVVRLPNSLLLTGNLVNYHSTSDFENVEIPLYLADAKQGRQATDILEEMLEEETSKYTQDAMRQMDRRMRGFYFSQVSPAQRVHMEMTDKRELKLLLCFPAPIGQRRTVTTRILREALERLEKEGVQLAKPA from the coding sequence ATGAACCCCCGCGTCCTCTCTTTCGCCAGCATCTTCCTCGTGGCGCTGTGCTGCGCCGTTCCCCTTGCCTCCGCGGCGCAACCCGAGGTGGATATCACGCGCCTCAAGAACTACTACACGGAATACGTCAAGAATGAGCGCAACCGGAAGGTCTACGAGCCTTCCATCGCCACGGAACGCACCCGCATCCGTTCCCTCCTGGAGAAGGATCTTAACACCCTCATCCAGCCCACGGAAACGCCGGAGGGCGAGGAGGTGGAGGAAGGGAAGGCTTTGGAACGGCAGCGGCAGATCGTGGAAGACCTCACGAGCCGCCTCAACGAGAGCACGGTGGACCTCAACCTCCTCAACGACGAGGAGCGGTTCTATAAGGAGGGAGGGACCGGCGGCTCGGGCGTGTTCATGATCACCAAAAGTTATCCGGAACTGCTGGCCCGCAGGGTGGTGCTGGAGGAGGGCATCGACCTGTTCACTCCCGCCCTTTCGGCACAGCAGACGCGCCTCGGGAAGCTGCTCCTGGAGCAGCGCAACGCCAATATGACGCTCTTCTTGGGCATCCTGTGGTACCTGGGCGCGGTGCTGGCGGTGATCTGGGTGGAGCACTTCCTGCGCACCTTCGTCATCCTGCGCATCCCGCAACGCAAGATCCGCTACGCCTTGGCCAAGATCTTCACCACCGTGGTGTACCTGAGCCTGTTCTTCTGGATCTTCCAGCGCATCTACGCCGAGTTTCCGGGCTTCACCACCGTCTTCGCGGTCATCGGCGCGGCGCTCATCTTCATGCTCCAGGACCTCATCAAGTCCTTCCTGGGATGGCTCACGTACAAGGGGGCGCTCAAGCTGGGCGACCGCGTGACCATGGGCGAGGTGACGGGCGACGTGTTGGACATCGGCGTCATCCACACCACGCTCCTCGCATCCCGCGCGCCGAACCTGGGAGACGTCTCCCGGGCCGGGAAGGTCGTCCGCCTGCCCAATTCCCTCCTTCTCACGGGCAACTTGGTGAACTACCACAGCACCTCCGACTTCGAGAATGTGGAGATCCCCCTCTACCTTGCCGATGCCAAGCAGGGCCGGCAGGCCACGGACATCCTGGAGGAGATGCTGGAAGAGGAGACGAGCAAGTACACCCAGGACGCCATGCGCCAGATGGACCGGCGCATGCGCGGTTTCTACTTCTCCCAGGTCTCCCCCGCGCAGCGCGTGCACATGGAAATGACGGACAAGCGCGAACTGAAGCTTCTCCTCTGCTTCCCGGCGCCCATCGGGCAGCGGCGGACGGTCACCACACGCATTCTCCGCGAGGCGCTCGAGCGCCTGGAAAAGGAAGGAGTGCAACTGGCGAAGCCGGCGTGA
- a CDS encoding calcium/sodium antiporter, translating into MLLSILFIVLGLLLLIKGADWLVEGAASIATALRVSQLTIGLTIVAFGTSLPELTVNLFSSFSGANDIAIGNVVGSNICNILLILGISSILAPLAVQTSTVWKEIPLSLLAAGILFAQANDILIDGADASILSRTDGLTFLAFFVIFLWYIAGMRRLDPADDKDEGEHHSGFWTSCGFIALGLVLLIGGGRLTVMGATAIAELLGVSQALIGLTIVAVGTSLPELATSTVAAVKGKADLAVGNVVGSNIFNIFWILGVSSLINPLRFEPAMNVDLLMVVIATLMLFLFTHTGWLHRRLLFWRQRKGHVITRSEGWTMLASYALYVGYLVWRG; encoded by the coding sequence ATGCTTCTCTCCATCCTGTTCATCGTCCTCGGCCTCCTTCTCCTCATCAAGGGGGCGGATTGGCTGGTGGAGGGCGCGGCGTCCATCGCCACGGCTTTGCGCGTCTCGCAGCTCACGATAGGGCTCACCATCGTGGCGTTCGGCACGTCCCTGCCCGAGCTCACGGTGAACCTGTTCAGCAGCTTCAGCGGCGCCAACGACATCGCCATTGGGAACGTGGTGGGGAGCAATATCTGCAACATCCTCCTCATTCTGGGCATTTCCTCCATCCTCGCGCCCCTTGCCGTGCAGACCTCCACGGTGTGGAAGGAAATTCCGCTCTCGCTCCTGGCTGCGGGCATCCTGTTCGCACAGGCGAACGACATCCTCATCGACGGCGCGGATGCCTCCATCCTCTCGCGCACGGACGGGCTCACCTTCCTTGCGTTCTTCGTCATCTTCCTGTGGTACATCGCGGGCATGCGCAGGCTGGATCCCGCTGATGACAAGGATGAAGGGGAGCACCACAGCGGCTTCTGGACGTCCTGCGGCTTCATCGCCCTGGGCTTGGTCCTTCTCATCGGCGGGGGAAGGCTCACCGTCATGGGAGCGACGGCGATCGCGGAGCTCCTGGGCGTATCGCAGGCGCTCATCGGGCTCACCATCGTGGCGGTGGGGACGTCGCTCCCGGAACTCGCCACGTCCACTGTCGCGGCCGTGAAGGGCAAGGCGGACCTGGCCGTGGGGAATGTGGTGGGGAGCAACATCTTCAATATCTTCTGGATTCTGGGTGTGAGCTCGCTCATCAATCCGCTGCGGTTCGAGCCGGCCATGAACGTCGATTTGCTCATGGTGGTCATCGCCACCCTCATGCTCTTCCTGTTCACCCATACGGGGTGGCTGCACAGGCGTCTCCTCTTCTGGCGGCAGCGCAAAGGCCACGTGATCACACGGTCGGAAGGCTGGACGATGTTGGCATCGTATGCGCTCTACGTGGGGTATTTGGTGTGGAGGGGGTGA
- a CDS encoding queuosine precursor transporter produces MKNIRKMDLLIALYMFCIAVSELMGAKTFPLLQLDWLKVNASVAIFTIPLVFTINDVITEVYGRERTRSVIRAGLVVVALLFLFSLLATVLPPSARFAPTEEAYDTVFRFSARMSFASLLAFAIAEFTDLFIFVKIRQALGSGSLWLRNNASNFVAQFLDTVIFMFAAFYAFDKGFGENFSFIVGLLVPYWLLKCAMSVIETPFVYAGVKWLKKGEK; encoded by the coding sequence ATGAAGAATATCCGGAAGATGGATCTGCTCATCGCCCTCTACATGTTCTGCATCGCGGTGTCGGAACTCATGGGAGCCAAGACGTTTCCGCTGCTCCAACTCGACTGGCTGAAGGTGAACGCCAGCGTGGCCATCTTCACCATTCCCCTCGTCTTCACCATCAACGACGTCATCACGGAAGTGTACGGACGTGAACGCACCCGCAGTGTGATCCGCGCCGGGCTTGTGGTGGTGGCCCTCCTCTTCTTGTTCTCCCTCCTTGCCACCGTCCTTCCGCCCTCCGCCCGCTTCGCACCCACGGAAGAGGCGTACGACACCGTCTTCCGCTTCTCCGCCCGCATGTCGTTCGCGAGCCTCCTCGCCTTCGCCATCGCCGAATTCACGGACCTCTTCATCTTCGTCAAGATCCGCCAGGCGTTGGGGAGCGGGTCGCTGTGGCTGCGCAACAACGCGAGCAACTTCGTGGCGCAGTTCCTGGATACGGTGATCTTCATGTTCGCCGCGTTCTACGCCTTCGATAAGGGATTCGGCGAGAACTTCTCGTTCATCGTGGGCCTCCTCGTACCGTACTGGCTCCTCAAGTGCGCCATGTCCGTGATCGAAACACCCTTCGTGTACGCGGGCGTCAAATGGCTGAAGAAAGGGGAGAAGTGA
- a CDS encoding DUF378 domain-containing protein, with protein sequence MNKRTLGMLALVLLVVGGLNWGLISVMEYDVVAALFGAMSVVSRVVYGLVGLAAVYIVIGWVAKMAGPKA encoded by the coding sequence ATGAACAAAAGAACACTCGGGATGTTGGCTTTGGTGCTCCTCGTGGTCGGCGGCCTTAATTGGGGCCTCATCTCCGTCATGGAGTATGACGTCGTAGCCGCCCTGTTCGGCGCCATGTCGGTGGTCTCGCGCGTCGTCTACGGCCTGGTGGGCCTCGCCGCGGTGTACATCGTCATCGGATGGGTGGCCAAAATGGCCGGTCCGAAGGCCTGA
- a CDS encoding Fic family protein, translated as MKIPLLHRSRTVSGASTFDPRKPFNALPHLPPKYDFDQVALLKQVNLSNIALSKLDALATKLPNLFLLMHPLLVRESVASAGIENINTTVREVFEAEVLPEKQQKGPAKEVLHYREAMLKGLEYVAKGRLSAHHILEIQKLIEPKKEGLREKGVHLWNENTKEVFYTPPEGKTATLLLANLEKYINEDWEDVDPLIKMAVVHYQFESIHPFLDGNGRVGRILMILYLILKRRVRAPVLFLSGYIERHKNEYYRLFRQTTKTQDFGPFVLFMLKGVEEQAAETANTVSNIEALMQKTEQALKKKFPNAHDLILCMFSRPLLTIDFVQESLGLSARQTASKYLLTLAKMGMLQEKKEGRQKVFYSTEFLKALS; from the coding sequence ATGAAAATTCCGCTCCTCCACCGTTCCCGCACCGTTTCGGGTGCATCGACGTTCGATCCCCGCAAGCCGTTCAACGCCCTCCCCCACCTCCCCCCCAAGTACGATTTCGACCAGGTCGCCCTCCTCAAGCAGGTGAACCTGAGCAACATCGCGCTCTCCAAGCTGGATGCGCTCGCCACCAAGCTCCCCAACCTCTTCCTGTTGATGCACCCCCTGCTCGTCCGCGAATCGGTGGCGAGTGCGGGGATCGAGAACATCAACACCACCGTGCGCGAGGTGTTCGAGGCGGAGGTGCTGCCGGAGAAGCAGCAGAAGGGGCCGGCCAAGGAAGTGCTCCACTACCGCGAGGCGATGCTCAAGGGACTGGAGTACGTGGCCAAAGGCCGCCTGAGCGCACACCACATCCTGGAGATCCAGAAGCTCATCGAACCCAAGAAGGAAGGGTTGCGCGAGAAGGGCGTGCATCTGTGGAACGAGAACACCAAGGAGGTGTTCTACACGCCCCCGGAGGGGAAGACGGCCACCTTGTTGCTCGCGAACCTGGAGAAGTACATCAATGAGGATTGGGAGGACGTGGACCCGCTCATCAAGATGGCCGTGGTCCACTACCAGTTCGAATCCATCCACCCGTTTTTGGATGGCAACGGCCGCGTGGGACGCATTCTGATGATCCTGTATTTGATCCTCAAGCGCCGCGTGCGGGCGCCCGTGCTCTTCCTCAGCGGCTACATCGAGCGGCACAAGAACGAGTACTACCGCCTCTTCCGCCAGACCACCAAGACGCAGGACTTCGGGCCGTTCGTGCTCTTCATGCTCAAGGGCGTGGAGGAACAGGCGGCGGAGACGGCCAATACCGTGAGCAACATAGAAGCGCTGATGCAGAAGACGGAACAGGCGCTCAAGAAGAAGTTCCCCAACGCCCACGATTTGATCCTCTGCATGTTCTCTCGCCCTCTCCTCACCATCGACTTCGTGCAGGAATCCCTGGGCCTCTCCGCGCGCCAAACGGCCTCCAAGTACCTCCTGACCCTTGCGAAGATGGGCATGCTGCAGGAGAAGAAAGAGGGGAGGCAGAAGGTCTTCTACTCCACGGAGTTCCTCAAGGCGCTCTCGTGA